In Takifugu flavidus isolate HTHZ2018 chromosome 1, ASM371156v2, whole genome shotgun sequence, the DNA window gAATTAAGTCACGGTGAGAAAGAGAGTTCTTCTAAACATAAATCATAGGTTTGGTCTGAGCACTGGTGCTCTTAATATGAAACACTTTCCTGGAAGTTTTGTTGGATTTTTGTTACTAAACTGATCCTCTGACATGCACGTGACGGCACCTGTAAACTACTTCCGAGTTAGGAACACGTCTCGGACAGGATTGGACCCAGGCTCCTTCTGATCCAGAGATGAGGGCTTTACTAACAGGAGGGGAGACGTGAGCTGAGGCTGCAACTCCAGTTCTGGTTCCCCAGGTTCTGGGTCAAAACGGTTAAAAATGACACGGTCGCAGCCTTTGTCGGAGGAGCTTTGTTCGggaacttttttattttccatgatATCATTTCTGAAacgagctccagcatcaaatgGCGACATCCACGTCGtccccgacctctgacctctcgcTCTGCGTTAACCGTGATGCCATCAAAGACAGCCTGATTCACCTATTTCTAAACTACAGATGGTGGAAAAAAACGGGTAAATTCGCATGCGGGGGTGCTTAAAAGCAACATTAAATACAGGCGAGGACGCCTAAATGACACACGACATTAATTCAGCAGCTGTTTAACATCTGGACAATATTCATAAATCAGGCTCCTATAATGAGACTATATCAGGCACAAAGATTAAATAGGTAAATATGATTCTTTCATCCTTCTGCCCTGTTATAAATCCATGTTTATGGATTTAGGTGGATCTGCCGATGGTATTGAATTCCCAGCCCTTCGCGGCCGGTGCGTCCGGCGCCAGTCGGGAAATGGCGAACGCAGCAAAAAGTGTTTGTTGTGAAGCACCGCTGCGGATTCAGCCGCAACCACGCGAGGCTGCGCGCCGTCCGACACCCTCCGGGAATGTTTCTCACTGCTGGCGTGGCTCCTTTTAGAACCAGCGGACATGAACTGGAGTTGTGGCGAGGTTGTGGACGAGAGCAGCGCCTTCACCACTGCGACGTCCTTTGCAGaccctgcagaagaaaacaCACGTGTCAACCAAAAAGGCTTGTTTCCCTGCTCCCCtgataagccccgcccccttcccaGGTGACAACGTGCCAAGAACTGGTTCCTGCACGGGAACTGGTTTggctgaaaaagaggaaatgataCTTTTAAGTATCTGAAATCTGAGCAAAGGAATGGTTGAAAACGTGTGAGGAGGATTATCTTCATATGAACATTGgtggaaaaccaaaaaaatactttatttctCCACTTGTTCACATGTCCCACGATCGTTTTATTCAAATGTAAGTGTAGAAACGGACAGCGCTGGTGGACATTTCTCCCCGAAAGACttaaagagacagagacaaaaggACAGACAAGTGGGTCAGTTTTCAGTCCAGCAGCATCTCAACCAAAGTAACAGACACGAGGGGGAAACGaagggaaggaagaaaagacaaagatgCGATTCATTCAGCCCTTAAAAGGGGTTGCTATGGTTACGGCAGGAGGCCGACGTGCCCAGCTGGTAGACAGACACGTCTCAGCCGGTTGACAGGAGGAGACGAAGGTGTTGGACGGTGACCTACGCTGTTGCCGTTAGTCTGCACGTGCGTGGCGTTCCTGTAGTCGGGGTGCGTGGAGGGCGTGCTGCTCCCGCTGGTGGCTGCAGAGTTGGCCGACGCTCTGGGAATGACCATGTCGAAGGACGGCTCCGAGGCCTGGAGTCACAAAAGGATGacacgaggaggtggaggggttgTCAGGAGCACCTGGAAACACTTCTGAACCTGTTCCTACACCACTTCAGGCCTCTCCAGCCGTCAGAATCTGATGTCGCGTTCAGTTCAGCTCAGTCAGCTTTAGCACGGTTCTAGAACCAGCTCTCTTCATTTTGCGTCTTGTTTACAGTTGGAGGAGACACTCGTGGTTCTCAAAAAGGCGTTTCAGTCGTACCTGGTCTGTGCTGTTCTGTTGGGAAGTGCTACAAGTTCCACTCACGTTGGACACGGCTTTGGTGATGAGAGCCAGCTCAGTGGGCTGGTACACCGAACTGCGCAGCTGCCCAGTGTAGCCGCTGTATGGAGACACGGGTTTGGAGGCTGGGATGGACACACGGAGACAGGAAATCAGATTAACTCTCGCCACAAATGCTAATGAAACCAGgcctcagtgctgctgctgctgcctggcaaCAGCCAACACAGTCTTTACAtcacagatgagcagcagctaCTCACAGTTGCatcccgtgtgtgtgcgtgtgtgagtgtgtgatcaGGGATCTATTCTGTAGAGACAGATGTAGGGGAGTTCTTAGTCCCACTTTGTGATTTAACAGATAAAAGTGTTGCCACACCTCGGTGTCCATGGAGACGGCGTAACCGCAGGGTGCAATGAGTCAGTGATACGGCAGTTTTAAATATCAGACTCCCGGTAACGCGGCTTCTGATTggactttcttttctttccaaacTAAagctcatctctctctctctctttgagtGAAACCGGACGTATCGAGTGAGGGACGTCACGCCCGCGATGACCTTTCAATGTTCTGCCAGAGGACGGCTAACTAAGCTAGCTCAGGTTCTACCTGAGCCAGGGATGCTCCGCCATGAGCACCTCTGACCCCAGCGTCGGTGATCACCAGGCAACTGTCCCCGGATCAGTTTTTCCTGAAACATCCTGTCGGGCTGAGAGCTGAAATACGAACATATCCGATTCTGCAGACTCATCGTGCAGACGAAAAACAACCTTCTGAGGACATTTTAACGCAGTGTAATCAATCCCTGCTTCCCGTAGTCGTGAAACCGTCGATAAATATAGCGAAACATAACACAATGAAACGCCTCGGCGCTCGCACGAGGAGAACATGAGACCAGGATGTGCGCACCTTGGTTGGGCTCGTCCAGAGAGAACGCCTTGTTCTCGATGAACATGTTCTGGGAACTCTGTTCCTTCAGGATCGTCTCGTAGCCGACCCCTCGACTCGGGTAGAGGTCATTCCCAAAATCTTGCTCGCTCTCATCATCGGCGGATGAGCAGCAGATCTCAGGAATGCTGTAAAGGATGACAAACACCCATCCGTTTGACACCAAGGCGATGGCCAAAGTGGGGTCGTCCCACGCCGGGCCGCCGCCCCTCTCGTTTCCGTAGACGTACATGACGATCCACGCCACCCAAATTCCCACGGATAATAAAGCCGCCACCGAGATGAAAattccttccttcttccacTTTTTGTGTTTCCCCGCCATGATTGCCAGACTGGCAAGCACCGTAGCCAGGATCAGGGTCATCACGTAGATCAGCGCCATGGCGAAGTCCGCATTGGCGATCTTGCAGGGCGTGGCCGCGGCTCTCCCGATGTCAACCGTGGCATTGAGCGGCGCTTGAGGGTGGCGCACCACCGTGATGATCAGCCACTCGGTGTTGATGACCACCTCCACCAGCCACAGGCCCACGGCGCCCAGCCATAGCGGCCACGCCTGGGGACCGTCGTCCCGTCTGGCCAGGATGTTGAGCCTCACACACTGCATCAGCAGGCAGGCGAAGCAGCCTCCAAACAACACCCCGAAGAGGAACCTCCGCGAGGCGCAGGTGGAGAAGTCCTTCCCCACGATGAAGGCGAAGGTCAGACAAAAGAGGCCGACGGTGCAGACCAGGAAGCTGGCGTGGAGCGCCACCGAGCTCCTGCGGTTCTTGTCGCGCATGAAGGGCACGCCGGCCAGCAGCGAGATGAAGAGGACGAGCGAGAAGACGACGCCCGCCGCTGCGACGGCCTCCAGCACAACGCCCCAGACGGCGGTGAGGTCGCACAGGTTGTAATAGAGCGAGTCCAGATTTGCGCCGCAACCCTGCGGAGTGTTGTTGGCCGCCATGGTTCCTGGTGGTTGTTCCTGGCTCCTGATGGCACCTGTTCCAAACCCAAACACAGGGCAGGTGTGAGAAAGAACCGTGTTCCGTGTCTGTTCACACACGCGTGGATGAGAAACCGGTCAAATGAGTAACAAGCTATTGGGTCCAAAACCTCCACAGTCTGTAATATCAGAGGAATGCGGCCGTGGTGGTTAATGATTAGAGGAATGTATCAACAAATACTGGTTTTGTACATTCCGATTACACCTGAATCAATAGGGTGAAAGTGCATTAGAAGCTCTGGAGATCCTGCACCTGCACCCCCCTGGGTCTGTCCACACTGTCTCCTTTAGCTTTAAAAGAAGCACATTTCAGTAGCGGCCTGTGCTTCTAAGCTTTATATTCTAGTGTTTCCGTGTGTTCAGATCTTCCTGATGTCGGATTTCAGTCATTCTTACTGTTCAAGGTAAGAATGTGAAGCTGCtattgaaggaaaaaaaacagataagtGGAAACTGCGGATTGAATCCAAATTGTTTTTGGACTCAAACAAGGAAAGAACCGAGttagaaaacaacaacagtccTCTTAACCGTGGAACATTTCCACAGAAGCCAGCATTGTGTAAACTGCAGTAGTTTCATGCAgagtttggtgtttttgtttagtttttcctgtttttaaaaaaagctaatttgtgATTAACATTCTGGTGATATTGATCAACCAGTTTTTAAATTAACTAACTCGTGAATTTTAACTGCATTGACTGACAGCGTAACAcatattttctgcagctttattaGAACCTTTAAAGCCTTTAGAACCATCTCCCCATTAGAAAGATGACAATTCataacaggaacaggaacagaaaATTAGTTTTATTAATATCTGAAGGAAAAGGCTATGGTACAGTTCAGTCgttccttttttattattatttttattagaaCAATTTCGCAACAGATGTTTTTAGACTTATTGTAACACTTATTATAAACTTTAACTAATACAATGAACAGAATAGTTTTCTACTGCGTCTCAGGCTTAGCGGATTCTGATTGGTCCTCAAACGCAAcaccaaagaaaacaaaagattaGAAGAAATGTTCGGTCACTGGAAGCTCAAGTTCACTTCAAAGCACTACATTTCgttgtttctttatttaatcACAGCCGATTCACCGATCGCAGCCTGTTTGTACGCATTCGGATTGAGAAAACGCACATTTGCGGGTGATGCGCTTCagcgacaggtgtccagaaAACACGACGGACAGACGCCAAGGTTCATCAAAACCCCTAAAAGTTGAACTCTTTCAAGATGAGAGGGAGCAAACGCGCAAACATCCATAAGGAAATGTGGCGCAGAGATTACCTGGAGTGGCGGGGAATCCTCGAGCTTCGCAAAAGTTTCTGCAGGGTCCCTCAAAATCATAGAAAACCGGAAATGAACGCCTCACCTTAGTTTATCCACCAACGTCAATGTTTGACGACCTTCACTGAAGCgttttccatctctctctctctctcctctctctctctctctctccctctccctctctctctctctttctgtgttcGCTCATGTGTTACGAGTTCCTTGTGACGCGCAGATAAACATGTTTACCTTTCAGAATGTGTGAAATGCATTTTATCTGAACCCATGTGTCGGTTCACGCCACTGGAactgttttgatttatttccaACACTTTCATTTGAACTTTTTAAGTGATGTGTATTGACACCTAGCGGCGAAGGCGGGAACTGCAGAGGCGGTCAGGTGACACTGACcctcctgtagggggcagcagaggacacAACCGTGAATCAGGTGGAACACTGCTATCAAATCCATTTTGACTTCCTTTGTTTGGGCAATTTGAAGAGTTTAAAATGTGATCTGGAAaggctgggttttttttttttgagtcacTCCTTTACAACAGCTGAAGGCTCCACTTGAGATGGTTTCAGAcccccttccttcctgtcacctgTTAGCCATTTGTTACTTTATCTGTTTATAACTCTAGAATTCTTTTGACTGTCCGAATAAAGTCCTAAAGTC includes these proteins:
- the gprc5c gene encoding G-protein coupled receptor family C group 5 member C isoform X1, translated to MAANNTPQGCGANLDSLYYNLCDLTAVWGVVLEAVAAAGVVFSLVLFISLLAGVPFMRDKNRRSSVALHASFLVCTVGLFCLTFAFIVGKDFSTCASRRFLFGVLFGGCFACLLMQCVRLNILARRDDGPQAWPLWLGAVGLWLVEVVINTEWLIITVVRHPQAPLNATVDIGRAAATPCKIANADFAMALIYVMTLILATVLASLAIMAGKHKKWKKEGIFISVAALLSVGIWVAWIVMYVYGNERGGGPAWDDPTLAIALVSNGWVFVILYSIPEICCSSADDESEQDFGNDLYPSRGVGYETILKEQSSQNMFIENKAFSLDEPNQASKPVSPYSGYTGQLRSSVYQPTELALITKAVSNVSGTCSTSQQNSTDQASEPSFDMVIPRASANSAATSGSSTPSTHPDYRNATHVQTNGNSGLQRTSQW
- the gprc5c gene encoding G-protein coupled receptor family C group 5 member C isoform X2, which translates into the protein MAANNTPQGCGANLDSLYYNLCDLTAVWGVVLEAVAAAGVVFSLVLFISLLAGVPFMRDKNRRSSVALHASFLVCTVGLFCLTFAFIVGKDFSTCASRRFLFGVLFGGCFACLLMQCVRLNILARRDDGPQAWPLWLGAVGLWLVEVVINTEWLIITVVRHPQAPLNATVDIGRAAATPCKIANADFAMALIYVMTLILATVLASLAIMAGKHKKWKKEGIFISVAALLSVGIWVAWIVMYVYGNERGGGPAWDDPTLAIALVSNGWVFVILYSIPEICCSSADDESEQDFGNDLYPSRGVGYETILKEQSSQNMFIENKAFSLDEPNQASKPVSPYSGYTGQLRSSVYQPTELALITKAVSNASEPSFDMVIPRASANSAATSGSSTPSTHPDYRNATHVQTNGNSGLQRTSQW